A stretch of DNA from Acanthopagrus latus isolate v.2019 chromosome 7, fAcaLat1.1, whole genome shotgun sequence:
CAAACCTATTCCTTACAAATATGGAAGGTAGGAAATGTTGCTCATTTCTCCCTCATTCGAAGAGGAATTTTGTGCTGAGAGTTGATTACgactgtttctcttttcttcacagCCGAGGCCCGACAGAAGCAGACGACCTCGCAAAGAGAGTTGGATTTCGCTATGAAGGCACTTACAAATGGGTCAATCCTAACAAACTGTGAATCATGATCAGATGAGAGAGGAGTAGAAGTAGGATAGTAGGAGGGGTGCAGCAGGGTAAGTGAGCAGTATCGTGTTCCAACACTTGAGTGAGGAAGATGGTGTTTCCACCATGTGGATCCATCACAGTAGCAGcaaagaagaaagagatgagTAATTCTCAGGTATAAAAATTACTCCTTGGAGCTAGTTCATCTGACATTCAACAGATCTATGAATTCATGCTGTCATTATGTGCTTATTCCAGATATGGCAGTagaatttatttttctattcataCATTCAGAACAGCTTTCTGTGCTTAACTCAAGAGGTGGGACCAAGGCAATTGgagagggaacaaaaacaagcatGAACCAGGATAATGTTGTGAACAAAATAATGTCTGATGAAGTAGCTCATCCCTGTCTCCAGTTATTCGGTCTGAATTTGTCAGGATGGTAAAATGGAAGAACTGAGAAACAAGAATAGAgcaataacaaaacactgagTCACGATCACCCACTGAAAGTACTGTACCAAAGATGGTAACTGAACACAGCCAATGAGACGAGGAGCAACAGGAGTGTTTGTTCACTTGCTGTCTCTCTAGTAACCAATGTGATTGTAATACCGTTACTGTTTGACTGCATTTATTATACTTCAAGCATTTCTTTTCACAAATTCATCACAGCGTAATCATGTTTTGCCTCCTCTGCCAAGGCTGCTTAAGAGGATTTCTGTGGTGTAAAAACGGCAACACAGGCGGTTTCTCTTGAAAGCATTCATACTGCAATAGTCTTAAGTGTCCTTAGGACGAGAACAAATTGTCTTGTTTAGAAGTCTCCTTCTGAGCTTTATtccctttgtttacatttttaatattatttaagTTGCTGATATTCATTCCATATTTCAAAACATCCAGGCAGCAGAGCTGTGTATCAAAGGTCCACAGTGAATGTCTTTGTAATGACGCACTGTATACTGCTGTATACTTGCATgtaaagcaaacattttcacTACTTGAAATAAACTAGTTTTGCTTCTCTGTTGTTTCACGCTCTGTGGTGCTGATGGGTGTTTTTGCTTCACTCAAGTCACTAAAATCTTGAGTTGGATTGGAAGATCAGTGTCATTCATATATTAACACTAAACATTTAGCTAGGTCCAGCAGGACATAAGTTAGAGGAAACAACCAGCTTCAACAATGGTGTTCCTTTTGAGTCTGAGGTAACTCATTCAGTATGTCACACAGTTAATCTGTCTTTCATTGTCTGCAATACTTTGTCGCTTGTTTTTGGTTGCAGTGCAGAATCAGTTTTCTGTCCTTTGCTCAGTGTCTTTCAAGGATTCAATTTCTTGTCATGTAATTGTCAACTATTGAGCCGTGGGGTAGTGTTCATGTGCAGCcttgtgaaaaacaacagattcaCTCAAAACAGCTCCAGCAACAACTCTAGATCAAAAACTGAGTTTAGGGTTGTGTAAGAAAAATTTACTTCTGTTGTCTGTGGAGAGAAAGCTAGCTATCTCTCTGTAGACGTAGACAGAGATTaagataaaaaatatacatcatTCATGTAGGAAACAAGATATACTCTTTTGAATATTCTGACATTATTTCTTCCTACCAAGATtcccactgtgctgctgtgcaGTAAAAACAATCTAGATGATTGCCTTGCTAATGTGAGAGCAAAAAATGATCCCAGCAGTGATTTGATGactgaattaatttattcacaGACACATGACATAAtttccaaaaacacattaaccTAACTGAGTGAAAACAGGATCAGGCAGGGTCACAATGACAAATGGCAGAGAGGACGGACGGACGTCGTTAAGTCTTTGGTTTGACAAAAAGGACAATGTTCAAGACTTAGCAACCGTGCATTCTAAGGCACttgcatttttatgttaaaaacagTTGCTGTGCGTTCGACAGTATGTTAATATACAGTACAAGACAGGAAGTAGTATAGTGAATTATGTAAGACACTTTAGAGCATACAAAGACATAACTTAGTGAGGTATTACATCTATAATTAAACAACTCGTGGTGGACAGGCCTTCACTGGACGGCAACATAAATGTTAGATTTTTTCCCTCTACAGAATGATGTCAATAGGTCTTTGCCCTGAGTGGTTGGCCCCAGCCAAAATCTGAATGCATGATGTAGTGCCATATAAACATTGTACAAACCAGAGTCAATGTCATCAAAAGTTCTCTAAAATTCATATCAAATTATCATATTTTTGATATCCAGTAAAGTCTCGACGTCAGTGTTAGAGTTTTCAGTTTGTCTACAAAATGACACCATGCATTCTGATTTCATGTGGCTCGAATAAACAGAAAGAACTCAGGCATAAAGAGCTATCTGACCATCACACGAGGAACAAAACGCAGCCAACATTTAGcacttaaaaagaaagaagttgaATGTTGTGGATAAAGTTGTTGAACTGGAGCTGAAGATGCAAATGTTATGCAACTTCTCCACTCACTTGGGCTGGAGCCACCTGGTTGCATGACAGCTGCGGAGTGACCTGTCATCCCCAGTCTATTTCTGACAGGGTAACAGGTGAGGAAACGACAATGTTCTTCATTTAGAAGGCACTTGGTCAGTTTGCTGAGTTTACATGTGCTCGGGGTGGTTCTGCAAACAGCTTATGAACTCTGTGACTGGATGGCCCTGATAGCAGATCTGATACACTGCATTGAACAGTGGGAacctggaggaaggaggaggtaTTGTTGAGTGCAAGGATAACGCTCGGTGATTAATGCCTTCTCTAACTAGAGccagtgattgtgtgtgtcgCGCTGCTGCTCGACTTACTTGTCAATTAGGTTTTTGTGATTGAGGATGAGATAGACCTCGGCGGCTGTTGCTGGTCCCTGCAGCTTCTGACCGTTCAGCAtctctttctccagctcctcgATGGACTGAACGAGGGAGGAAACATGACATGCATGGTACGAGTGTTGATTACAAGCTTCCATTGCCCACATTCGCCAggataaaacacatttcagtccaatctgtttttcatgttcCATTTAAGTTCTATCCCAAGACTGGACGATAAACTGAATCGCAGTCACTTCTGGATGAACAACTTGAAGTGGATTTGCATTGAGGAGATATGAGCAACTGGCAATCACGTTTAATTGTGTTGTCAAGTCATAACTGTAAAGTTTAAAAGATATCTAGTAAAACATGATTGGCCACCCATCTGACCTTCCTGCAGTGCTTATTTCATGTGCTGTGTTGCTTTGAGTATTTGAGATCTGCACAACAGCGGCATCTAATGCCAACTGCCAGTTTGGTTGAATTCAGATACATTGTACATATTCCCTCTTCTGAAGAACAGCAGATATCATACAAAAAATCTAAGCTCTCACCTTCCCTGTCTTCACAAAAGCCTCTGCTACTCTGCGGTTGCGGCCGCCATAGCAGGTTGTGATGAGGTCCGCCACGCCGCAGCTCTCCAGGAACGTTGCCGAGGACACAGGGCCGGCAGTGCAGAAAATCCGGGCGAAGGCGATCATCTCCATCAGGCCCAGTCTGATCACGGCTGCCTTCGTGTTGTCCCCGAAGCCCAGACCGTCGCAGAAGCCTGCACCGACCGCAACAATGTTCTtgagggatgagagaggagaaaagtgtCAGTTAAGACTGCAGATGCAAGAACTGAAAACACCTGGATTCTTAAAGAACACAGACCACCTCGAGGATGATAACAGAATTCAAATACTGCAGAATTAATTAGCATAATAAACAGGAACATCAATCAAATTTTCAATTATATATGGAGCATTAATCATAGCGCCTCCCTTTAAGCGTTTTAGAAGTTTAACGTGCCCCATGTTTGATAGAGGTGAAAGTTGTATAACCTCATCTTTTATCCATCAACACCCAAGAATAATTGAAGCACAAACATAGCCTCAAAACAATATCGTCCCTCTCACcaagttattaaaaacattaatccAGGCTCATGAAGCGTCTGCAGAGTAACTCTGTTCCATACTCGCATGGTGTATTttactgcagattattttcatttttaactaatctgttttttttttgtttttttagatggTTTCGTCAAATATCAACAGATATGGAATAAATGACCACCTGACTCTTAACTGAATGTGGatgaattataaataaatgcacatttttctcaaaaataaatgtacttaaatatgCTTCCTTAAAACTACAACCTCTCAAAAAGTCACTGAAGTACATGTAACAGAGTAACTGTAACATATTACTACCCACCTCTGGTTACAAGTTTTAtctttaatataaatattaacaaGTGTGTTAATACTGAGACGACAAACATCTGATGGTTTTCAACTCACACATATTCTATCCCCAGTTTGCCTgctaaacaaaatataaatctgaaaaacactggGCTAAATGGTGGCACTGTGACTGTTGAGCATGTGTAAGGTAAGATATTTGTGCCTTTGAATACCATGATTacaatgttttatgttttattagaCATTTGGAGTTGGGCATGGATCCAAGGAGATTTATCCAGTCAGTGTTGGTGCTCAGAAACCAAACTAAATGTCACTTTACCTAATTTGTCAGAAGTCTTTTATTGGTTGTGTAAGCTTCTGTGTATAATCGAGCAGATTTACCTTtacaacaacattttatatttgaCAAGGCTGCAGCGGTGGAATGAAACTAAGTGcaattgtttctgtgtctgacaTTTTGCCCAGTGCACaaagacagagctgcagagagcttTGCAGCTGTTGTGACTACTAAATGGATACTTGTCTGGCTAAGCTCTTTTTCAGGTTGCATCACAGTCGTGTTAACAAACTGATGTGAAAGTTGAAATGCAAGAAATAAGCACTccactttttctgtgttttgtaataaaaaCCAACCTTTAGTGCTCCACAGATTTCCACCACATCGTACTCTTCTACGACAGTGActctgaagttgtttgtctgcATGAGTTCCTTCAGGAGAGCCCCGTGGTCTTTATTCTTACATCCttgaagcagaaaagaaaatctgttttatctTAAGAAAGATACCACCatttaaagaatttaaaatCAGGAGTCATGATTGAAACACAGTGACTTTGCATCTACAATACAGCTGAAGGCCTCAAAACGAGTTACATTTCACAGCCCGCATCCAACAGATATTAATCCTGTAAAAAACAGGTTAGTGTTCCGGCTCTACACTAATAATACATCCCACGAAAAATGTGGTGCAGATCAGGCAAATGTCAAAGTGAACCAGAACACTCTGTCATTTACACAACAGATTAAACTTTCACCCCATCATGCTGACGATGCAGAGAGCTCgagaacaaactgcaacaaatgTCCTTCTTGCTTCAAGGCTGAAACCAGCTTATCACATCTTTAAATCCTGATCAAAGTGCAACTTTGTGCTAATTAAAGCAGTATTATGTAGAATTTGGGAGTTGGCGGGGTTTTTGGATttcaacaccactgtcataaatacaaatcccaggtctgtagcaatttgtcagatgtaattcAAGGTGCTGACTACTGTCAGAAATCACAGTTTTCCATTCAGTAAACAATGTTGCTGTAAAGACCatatcaggatgtgagaggaggaaaacgAGAATCCTCGATTGGGGTGAAGGTCAGGAAGTCCCATGAGGGGCAATTGTTTCTGGCTGAAGTGTTTGCAAGAAGGTAGATAGGATGACATTTATTGTCCTAATAAAACATCAAAgagtcactgtcctgggaaaGACATGATCAACTCAAACATCAGGGGAGTCATTGTTTTGGGGAAGGAGTAATTAACAACTGTTGTAAAAGTATGTGACCCtactctgttgtatttaagtTGGAGGACTGCAGACAGCACTTTCCTCCatattaaagagatctgattcatcacaccAAGTCTAAAAATTTCCTGAGAATTAGCAACACTCTTACTCACAAAGGAGGATTTGCACTACACTACAGACAAAagtcattacatcataacaatgtgtTAAAAACTCGTATGTTGAAGTAAACCATACGTTACGTGTGTAACGCTGTaatcctaccctctcactgaaggtACACAGTGAAGAAACGGTACtgaatgttgctttgaaaaaaacccaaaacaaacaaacaaacaaacaaacaaaaaaaaaaacaaacatgcaacacaGAGATCAGACTAACCAATGGTGGTCTCACAAAACTTCTCATCGGCGACCTCATTGGCAATGTTAGCTCCCATCAGCACACTCATGGTGATCCCAAGCTTCTCCTGGATCACATCTGAGATGAGTTTAAGTCCATCAGGCCCCTCGTCGACACcctagaaaaacaaacacagggacAGGCGGTGTATTTACTTAAGTCCACACCGCATGCTAGAGACAAAGTCCAGCCCCTTCCTATGTTCCACTATGGGGCCGTATCTTCAGAACAAATCTGTAAAGAAGAGGCAAATACACAATTTCCTAACCCTGGACTGTGACATTTATACCACATCtgtcaatttaaaaataattgcaAGTCAAGAAAGTCTCACTTTGAATGTATTGtctttgtatttgattttgtatttaACCAAATGTATTTGACTTTGACAGTCAAATACATTTGGTTATTTTGTGGAacagctcagtgaactacatcgtctcacTCAATACTCATCTCAAACATGATCATCACCTCAGCACACAAAAAGGGCCAAAGGGTGAGGCGTCAAACAAGACACCATCATGCAGCATCACGTTCACTACCTTGCATaatttttctgaaataaggtcccatgatGGTGCACCAGAAGGGGCGTGACTTCACCACTATATTTGTGTCACTGCACAACAGGCGCACAGCTCCTTTAACCTGGCCAAAGAGTCTGgcataaaacattaaaatggcatCACACCCAAAATTCAGGGAAAGAAGGTGAGAAATTCATAGAGCACAAGAACAAAGTCGAACCTTGATGAGGGATATCCCCACGGCGTCGGACTTTATCTTGCCCTTGATGGTGTCACACACTTTCCCGACAAACTGGTGCGGGATCACGAACACCAAAATGTCTGCAGAGCTGGACGCCTCCACCAGGTCCGGGATGGCCAGCTGAGGAGGCAGGAATGATGTTgtgagagacagacactgaGACGCACATTACTGTCTGATGCAACCTACATTATAGCTGGTGTAACATCCTGGTTTGGGAGTGCAGTCAGAAAACTAATATTACCATGGTTGCATGCACTGTGATAAGATTCAATCTATCATGGAGGCGGCGATGGCAGGAGCTTTTAAAGAGGGAACAAGAACAAAGCCTAATGTGTCTGCACACAttatgcagaaaatgaaaagcattttttggaCGGTACAGCCCGCTGCCACCATCTGCTAAACACGAAAGCAAAGCAACAGGCAGAAAATTGAATCACTGTTTAACGGCGAGAAACTAACGGTTTCTTACCACATTTGCCGGAAGCTTGTGCCCGGGAAGGTACTTCACATTTTCATGGTCCGTGTTTATTATTTCAGTCAGCTTGCGCCCGTTCACCATCTCCTCAAACACCCACATGTTTACGGTGGTGTCGAATTTTGAATTCTGAGCAGCGTTGGCACCCACTATCTTGGCGATGGCAGAACCCCTGCATTGTTCATAGACAGAAATTAGTGTTTCATTTATGTATCGTGTTACAATTAAGAACGCAGTGTAAACTTGAAGCAACGTGGCAAGAAAACAGTCAGTGTTGGTCCAGAGGCGATGATTATGCGAGGTGCTTAAAATGATCCAGGATGCCTTGATTTTGCCCTCCCAGTCTTGAGGTTAGACAGATTTATTGCCATCATGTGACTGCTGGCTTTATCATTACTCCTCATGtaatgtgttactgtgtgttaatgtgttatcTCATACATTGTCTAATTGTTGTTCTTTGATCATCAGCTGCAGTTTCAAATTAGATAAGCTGAAAAATGTGACTGCCCACATGATTAGTGATTAATCTGGTGTGGAGAACTGGGCCAAACTCCATTGGGAAAATTTCCTGATTTCAAGTTTCACTACAAAACGGTGATGTTACAATTGGGTCAAACGTGATTTTGAGGCAATCCTCGGATAAATCGAAGCCAACGCACCAATTCGGCATGAAAACAATGCATGCAGCATGAATGGGCTTAAAGCTTAAACTTTTATCTTTCCAACAACAGCTACATTCCTAAACAAAAAGAGAGGTTATCACATGAAATCAATCTGTAACTATATGCCGAATTCCCAAGAGGACACTAAAGATTTATTCAAGCATACTGAATTATGTTTTGCCAGATTCAGgttatttttaaataacatgGAATCTTAAAACTATCCGATTGTTGAATGGAGTTTGGCGTCTGATttcacacagatgaaaacacgCCCTGAAGTGTTCTATAGGCAATCGTGTGAAGCCATGCCCGGTGTCGGTGTgcgtttttaaaatgatatctgtaaaaataactttaatacatttctgcTGAGGTTAGCTAACAAGAGTGAGCTAACATGTTGCTGACACAGTGAGACTGCATGACCACGGAATCCCATTAATCGTGACTGACATGTGGCCAGTTTCTGCACACTCAGCCAGACTCGCAGCGTATTCCTCTAGCCGAGACTGAACTCGTGTTTGCAGCTAACCAAACGACATGTATTACTACTTCATGCTGTGAAGTCAAACTGGACGttctcacagagagaaaatgcgGCTAGTTAACGTTAGCTGCCCAGTGATGCTAAGTTGGCTAGCAACGACACCGGGTTGACGGGCAACCTGCAACACACAGTCATGCAA
This window harbors:
- the LOC119022547 gene encoding glycerol-3-phosphate dehydrogenase [NAD(+)], cytoplasmic → MAAPKKVCIIGSGNWGSAIAKIVGANAAQNSKFDTTVNMWVFEEMVNGRKLTEIINTDHENVKYLPGHKLPANVLAIPDLVEASSSADILVFVIPHQFVGKVCDTIKGKIKSDAVGISLIKGVDEGPDGLKLISDVIQEKLGITMSVLMGANIANEVADEKFCETTIGCKNKDHGALLKELMQTNNFRVTVVEEYDVVEICGALKNIVAVGAGFCDGLGFGDNTKAAVIRLGLMEMIAFARIFCTAGPVSSATFLESCGVADLITTCYGGRNRRVAEAFVKTGKSIEELEKEMLNGQKLQGPATAAEVYLILNHKNLIDKFPLFNAVYQICYQGHPVTEFISCLQNHPEHM